From a single Nothobranchius furzeri strain GRZ-AD chromosome 7, NfurGRZ-RIMD1, whole genome shotgun sequence genomic region:
- the LOC129154795 gene encoding E3 SUMO-protein ligase ZBED1-like encodes MADRDTERTLPVIKDAPATFRSDVWTNFGFYELDGKLDKTHTVCKVCHTKLKYFGNTTNMSKHFERFHPARTSSAIATKTASTSQPTIKEALTTLPSASERGKKITRSVACFISKDLRPYSVVENAGFRYLLKTLEPWHNLPTRRHFTETVVPALYNETKAQVMESMSKASRVAITCDSWMSTAKESYVTITAHYISSDWQLVSHVLQTRALYESHTGANLAELLSEVVDEWHLADKDIVLVTDNASNMIRAAEVGKFPQVKCFTHTLNLAAQRALKLQTVSRLLGRICRVSTFFHHSTIANHQLQSNQKHIGLPTHKLKTDVATRWNSAHDMMERYFEQQPAIHAALLSPQVTKDDAEHYTLNKTELENAAHAVKALRPMKDVTTLMSEEKNPTVCLISPLYAQLLQDMSDTTGDSPVIREIKNAIKTDLLKRYNSEEEKKLLYTASALYTRFKGLPFLTADERLRSVVTEAAALEETEADEMPAGAMNSGIQEEDMLCVEDNMHRKDNVPSCQSAAKRKASSSLLVTLLGHTFTDNEAAVQNKTSDSRAEEEVHNYCRAPSLPLTENPLNWWHGHEFTFPLLSKLSKRYLCIPGTNSNRIVRQMIGIGSNREAARIAAGKREPQAISCLEDKKGQSHYESKKLVNIMADYYKQLYASDVSAPQEAHTVYA; translated from the exons atggcGGACAGAGATACAGAGCGAACATTGCCAGTGATCAAAGATGCACCCGCTACATTTAGATCGGATGTCTGGACTAATTTCGGCTTTTATGAGCTAGACGGAAAGCTCGACAAGACGCACACTGTGTGTAAGGTGTGCCACACGAAACTAAAGTACTTTGGGAATACAACTAATATGTCCAAACATTTTGAACGTTTCCACCCTGCGAGGACTTCTTCAGCAATAGCCACAAAAACAGCGAGCACATCCCAGCCAACTATTAAAGAAGCGCTGACAACTTTACCATCTGCTTCGGAGAGAGGGAAGAAGATCACCCGTTCTGTTGCatgctttatttctaaagatttaCGACCATATTCTGTGGTAGAGAATGCCGGGTTTCGCTACCTTTTGAAGACGCTCGAGCCTTGGCATAACCTACCAACAAGAAGACACTTCACAGAAACTGTTGTGCCTGCATTGTACAACGAGACCAAAGCCCAGGTAATGGAATCAATGAGTAAAGCAAGCCGCGTAGCCATTACATGTGATTCATGGATGTCAACTGCAAAGGAGTCGTACGTAACAATAACGGCACATTATATAAGCAGCGATTGGCAGCTTGTATCACATGTGCTGCAGACAAGAGCTCTGTATGAGAGTCACACGGGTGCTAATCTGGCGGAGTTACTGTCTGAAGTTGTGGATGAATGGCATCTAGCAGACAAAGACATTGTGCTGGTAACAGACAACGCGTCTAACATGATACGTGCAGCTGAAGTTGGGAAGTTCCCTCAAGTAAAATGCTTTACGCATACACTGAATCTCGCTGCACAGCGTGCACTTAAACTGCAGACTGTTTCCAGACTTCTGGGCAGAATCTGCCGCGTGTCAACATTCTTTCATCACAGCACTATTGCAAACCACCAGTTGCAATCCAACCAGAAACATATAGGCCTGCCAACCCATAAACTGAAAACTGATGTGGCAACAAGGTGGAATAGCGCACATGATATGATGGAGAGGTACTTCGAACAGCAACCTGCAATCCATGCTGCCCTGCTGAGTCCTCAGGTCACAAAAGATGATGCTGaacattacactctcaacaaaacAGAACTGGAGAACGCAGCGCATGCAGTGAAGGCATTAAGACCAATGAAAGATGTCACTACATTGATGTCAGAGGAGAAGAATCCAACAGTATGTCTGATTTCACCTCTGTATGCGCAGCTCCTTCAGGACATGTCAGACACCACTGGTGACTCACCAGTGATCCGTGAGATTAAGAATGCCATCAAAACAGATCTCCTAAAGAGATACAACTCTGAGGAAGAGAAGAAGTTGCTTTATACAGCCTCTGCTCTGTATACACGTTTTAAGGGACTGCCTTTCCTCACAGCAGATGAGAGATTGAGAAGTGTCGTGACAGAGGCTGCAGCATTGGAG GAAACTGAAGCAGATGAAATGCCTGCTGGAGCCATGAATTCAGGAATCCAGGAAGAAGACATGCTGTGTGTGGAGGACAACATGCACAGGAAGGACAATGTTCCCTCCTGCCAATCTGCTGCCAAAAGGAAGGCCTCATCATCACTACTCGTGACTTTGCTTGGACATACATTCACTGACAATGAGGCTGCAGTGCAAAACAAAACCAGCGATTCCAGGGCTGAGGAGGAAGTGCACAATTACTGCAGAGCTCCATCTTTGCCTCTCACAGAAAATCCCTTGAACTGGTGGCATGGCCACGAGTTCACCTTTCCTCTCCTGTCCAAGCTGTCAAAGAGATACTTGTGTATCCCAGGGACAA actcaaatcgaatcgtgaggcagatgATCGGAATCGGAtctaatcgtgaggcag CTCGTATAGCTGCTGGTAAAAGGGAGCCCCAAGCTATCTCATGCCTTGAAGATAAAAAGGGTCAAAGTCATTACGAGAGTAAAAAGCTTGTGAATATTATGGCTGATTACTATAAACAGCTTTACGCCTCAGATGTCTCGGCACCACAAGAAGCTCATACAGTCTATGCCTAG